The Lutibacter sp. Hel_I_33_5 genome has a window encoding:
- a CDS encoding T9SS type A sorting domain-containing protein, with amino-acid sequence MKRGILYLFVFFISSLNAQKILIKKNTSKFKKNHHFDVKKRIDNPDKINKTLSVIPPKKVQKRIRTISNNFSVENATLVNSSPFHNYSIDIFSSPLSKGGQSGCDIIGFNLIYYKFKAENDGVASAKIYDNFNSIGNSFVIFYKAEDLNITNESQLSLISNCELGQNTSVNVTKDTAYYIAIYRSDQFSSDIEINIPLDVSVTEKSNLTQLYNSLNGDNWTNNSNWNSTEPVSFWNGITVKDGFVQKIKLDRNNITGVIPNILNNFSTLEEFSIYYNNFKGTVPDLSSMNSLKIVDIRYNDFSFEDIETNFNSNKNLPSFYYERQNLKDDFEEHQVKLGDSKTLEMKIVPGTNVTYQWYRDRYGLNDVIIEGATSNIYEVQNINDMDMDDYYCIASSSTLPELKLFRNLVKLKGKVSEEQRNALIAIYNSTNGDNWTHKDNWLSETEPIDNWYGIKVTGNRVVRINLNNNNLLGKIPKDISALKHLESISFYGNKLLEELPPELGVLTDLKLLDLGGNSFTGEIPETYANLNKLNHLWLDSNELIGDVPEYFSTFTNLNNLVLNNNNFSGKLSKFPNLKLLNISYNRFQFKDLEDEFNFYKTLESSWNNNSYYSPQKNVSEEIHHLITPGENLSLSVTVSGSENSYQWYKGNNIISGETNASINLTNIESNQFGAYHCKIKNTLIPELILESGTFFIGLDPVTHPDYNALVALYNSTSGVTWENNSNWLDRNKTINSWYGISMENDRVKFINLHDNNLIGKIPNEIGNLEFLNTLQLSGNQNLYGEIPSGIGNLSNLEWLSLYNCSLWNDVPDSLNNLSNLKYLGLFNNQLTGKILENIDSLTKLKYIEINNNAFDGSISNSIVSFNSLESLLINGNYFSGNIPDFSKNTNLIYLYINDNKFQFGDFEDEFSEYQSSFVFSYAPQKYLDKNVDKSLAINESYTFISDVSGTNNTYFWFKRNSDGSKRVVSYDKDFTLKITSEDDYGDYDLEVTNSNITNLLLTSYPFTVGPNANTHPDFTALKAIYDSTNGAEWTRKWDLTSPISTWSGITFNDDNRIEILDLTYNNLKGNLPSEISDLTTLKQFWIFDNLGITGNVPLELWKLNKLTHLLIGYTNLKLPNGIPQEIKNMQELEWLNLSKISLQLPLQEELYKLPKLDKLRIQDCQIKGNLPKEFAEINDIFADRNEFEGEIPIEIINKKGNKRLSIQLNYFDFSDLQPLVEANGYEFLGYSPQFTRDEAIETTIAPGEDITFVVDDQGINRIGHQKNATGNIYQWFKNNILISGANKNSFTISNAKESDNGIYHCEIKNSLVNDLVIRRANITLKIDATAVLTNDILNEVSIYPNPVNNKFIIHLNNKLNADLSIYDITGKEVIKRKLNSKTTEVSVLNLKKGLYFASIISENKKIIKKIIKI; translated from the coding sequence ATGAAAAGAGGAATACTTTATTTATTTGTTTTTTTTATTAGTTCTTTAAATGCACAAAAGATATTAATAAAGAAAAATACTTCAAAATTTAAAAAAAACCACCATTTTGATGTAAAAAAAAGAATTGATAATCCTGATAAAATAAATAAAACCTTATCGGTTATCCCTCCTAAAAAGGTGCAAAAAAGAATACGCACTATTTCAAATAATTTTTCTGTAGAAAATGCAACATTAGTTAACTCTAGCCCATTCCATAACTATTCTATAGACATTTTTAGTTCACCTTTATCAAAAGGTGGTCAAAGTGGCTGTGATATTATTGGTTTTAATTTAATTTATTATAAATTTAAAGCTGAAAATGATGGTGTTGCATCTGCTAAAATCTATGATAATTTTAATAGTATCGGAAATTCGTTTGTTATTTTTTACAAAGCAGAAGACCTAAACATCACAAATGAGAGTCAATTATCTTTAATTTCCAATTGTGAATTAGGACAAAATACAAGTGTTAATGTTACAAAAGATACTGCATATTATATTGCAATCTACAGAAGCGATCAATTTAGTTCTGATATAGAAATAAATATCCCATTAGATGTTTCAGTTACTGAAAAAAGTAATTTAACCCAATTATACAATAGCTTAAATGGTGATAATTGGACAAATAATTCTAACTGGAATTCTACAGAACCAGTATCTTTTTGGAATGGAATTACAGTTAAAGACGGTTTTGTTCAAAAAATTAAATTAGATAGAAATAATATCACTGGTGTAATTCCGAATATTTTAAATAATTTTTCTACTCTGGAAGAATTTTCTATTTATTATAATAATTTTAAAGGTACTGTACCAGATTTAAGTTCAATGAATTCATTGAAAATAGTTGATATAAGGTACAATGATTTTTCTTTTGAGGATATAGAAACCAATTTTAATAGTAATAAAAATTTACCTAGTTTTTATTATGAAAGACAAAATTTAAAAGATGATTTTGAAGAGCACCAAGTTAAATTAGGAGATTCTAAGACATTGGAAATGAAAATCGTACCAGGAACAAATGTTACTTATCAGTGGTATAGAGACAGATATGGATTAAATGATGTTATTATAGAAGGAGCTACTTCAAATATTTATGAAGTCCAGAATATTAATGATATGGATATGGATGATTATTACTGTATCGCTTCAAGTAGCACATTACCAGAGTTAAAACTATTTAGAAATTTAGTTAAGCTTAAAGGAAAAGTTTCTGAAGAACAAAGAAATGCATTAATTGCTATTTATAATTCAACCAATGGAGATAATTGGACACATAAAGATAATTGGTTAAGTGAAACTGAACCAATAGATAATTGGTATGGTATAAAAGTTACAGGAAATAGAGTAGTTAGAATCAATTTAAATAATAATAATTTGTTAGGGAAAATACCAAAAGATATTTCCGCCTTAAAACATTTAGAATCAATTTCTTTTTACGGAAATAAATTATTAGAAGAATTACCTCCCGAATTAGGTGTTCTAACAGATTTGAAATTACTAGATTTAGGTGGCAATAGTTTTACTGGAGAAATACCAGAAACTTATGCTAATCTTAATAAATTAAATCATCTTTGGTTAGATTCAAATGAATTGATAGGTGATGTTCCAGAATACTTTAGCACTTTTACAAATCTAAATAATCTTGTTTTAAACAATAATAATTTTAGTGGAAAACTTTCAAAGTTTCCAAATTTAAAATTGCTAAATATATCATATAATAGGTTTCAATTTAAAGATTTAGAAGATGAGTTTAATTTCTACAAAACATTAGAATCTAGTTGGAATAACAATTCTTATTATTCGCCACAAAAAAATGTTAGTGAGGAAATTCATCATTTAATTACTCCTGGTGAAAATTTATCACTTAGCGTTACTGTATCTGGAAGTGAAAATTCTTATCAATGGTATAAAGGAAATAATATTATTAGTGGTGAAACCAATGCTTCAATTAACTTAACTAATATTGAATCAAATCAGTTTGGTGCATATCATTGTAAAATAAAAAACACTTTAATTCCTGAATTAATTTTAGAATCTGGCACTTTTTTTATTGGACTTGATCCAGTAACACACCCTGATTATAATGCATTAGTAGCCTTATATAATAGCACTTCTGGTGTAACTTGGGAAAATAACTCAAATTGGTTAGACAGAAATAAAACGATAAATTCTTGGTATGGTATATCAATGGAAAATGATAGAGTTAAATTTATAAATTTACATGACAATAATTTAATTGGAAAAATTCCAAATGAAATTGGAAATTTAGAATTTTTAAATACACTTCAATTATCAGGAAATCAAAATCTTTATGGAGAAATACCAAGTGGGATTGGAAACTTATCTAATTTAGAATGGTTATCTCTCTATAATTGTAGTTTGTGGAATGACGTACCCGATAGTTTAAACAACTTATCAAACTTAAAATATTTAGGCTTATTTAATAATCAACTTACAGGTAAAATTCTAGAAAATATTGATAGCTTGACTAAGCTTAAATATATAGAAATTAATAATAATGCATTTGATGGATCAATTTCTAATTCTATAGTGAGTTTTAATTCACTAGAAAGCTTATTAATAAATGGTAATTATTTTAGTGGTAATATACCAGATTTTTCAAAAAACACGAATCTTATTTACCTTTATATTAATGATAATAAATTCCAATTTGGAGATTTTGAAGATGAATTTTCTGAATATCAATCAAGTTTTGTGTTTTCATATGCACCACAAAAATATTTAGATAAAAATGTAGATAAAAGTTTAGCTATTAATGAATCTTATACTTTTATATCTGATGTTTCTGGAACCAATAATACATATTTCTGGTTCAAAAGAAATAGTGATGGTAGTAAAAGAGTTGTAAGTTATGACAAAGATTTTACATTAAAAATAACTTCTGAAGATGATTATGGTGATTATGATCTAGAAGTCACAAATTCAAACATAACTAATCTATTATTAACTTCTTATCCTTTTACAGTTGGCCCAAATGCAAATACGCATCCAGATTTCACAGCTTTAAAAGCTATTTATGATAGTACAAATGGAGCAGAATGGACTAGAAAATGGGATTTGACTTCCCCAATTTCTACTTGGTCAGGAATTACATTTAATGATGATAATAGAATTGAAATTTTAGACTTAACATATAATAATTTAAAGGGGAATTTACCTTCTGAAATTAGCGATTTAACAACTTTAAAGCAATTTTGGATTTTTGATAACTTAGGTATTACTGGAAATGTACCTTTAGAACTTTGGAAACTAAATAAGCTAACTCATTTATTAATTGGGTATACAAATTTAAAATTACCAAATGGTATTCCTCAAGAAATTAAAAACATGCAAGAATTAGAATGGTTAAACTTATCTAAAATTTCTTTACAATTACCTTTACAGGAAGAACTTTATAAACTACCAAAACTAGATAAACTTAGAATTCAAGATTGTCAAATAAAAGGGAATTTACCAAAAGAATTTGCAGAAATTAATGATATTTTTGCAGATAGAAATGAATTTGAAGGTGAAATACCTATAGAAATTATAAATAAAAAAGGAAATAAAAGATTAAGTATACAACTAAATTATTTTGATTTTTCAGATCTTCAACCTTTAGTCGAAGCTAACGGGTATGAATTTTTAGGTTACTCCCCACAATTCACTAGAGATGAGGCTATAGAAACAACAATAGCACCAGGTGAAGATATCACGTTTGTTGTTGATGATCAAGGAATAAATAGAATAGGTCATCAGAAGAATGCTACAGGAAACATATATCAATGGTTCAAAAATAATATATTAATATCTGGAGCAAACAAAAATAGTTTTACAATTAGTAATGCTAAAGAATCTGATAATGGTATCTACCATTGTGAAATAAAAAACAGTTTAGTAAACGATTTGGTTATTAGAAGGGCAAATATTACTCTTAAAATTGATGCTACTGCTGTATTGACTAATGATATATTAAATGAAGTTAGTATATATCCTAATCCTGTTAATAATAAATTTATTATTCATTTAAATAATAAATTAAATGCTGATTTAAGTATTTATGATATTACTGGAAAAGAAGTGATTAAGAGAAAATTAAACTCAAAAACAACAGAAGTTAGTGTTTTAAATCTTAAAAAAGGTCTTTATTTTGCTTCAATAATTTCAGAAAACAAAAAAATAATTAAAAAAATAATTAAAATATAA
- a CDS encoding response regulator transcription factor → MITVAMAEDHQMLIDGVKSFFEYDEDINIIGAVNNGEELVKLVSLKQPKVVITDIRMPIMDGIQATKKIKKKFPHIFVLAMTMFDQPDAIKQMLDAGATGYILKNSGIKMLSKAINTVANGETFFDPNVAFNFMNDYIDKNVVIGKSDKVVLSSRERDILTLIANGKTSKQISEELFIAKTTVDTHRKNMIRKLKLATGNELIKYAIDKKYQF, encoded by the coding sequence ATGATTACTGTTGCTATGGCAGAAGACCATCAAATGCTTATCGATGGCGTAAAGTCTTTTTTCGAATATGATGAAGATATCAATATTATTGGAGCAGTCAATAATGGCGAAGAGTTAGTGAAGCTAGTTTCTTTAAAGCAGCCTAAAGTTGTAATTACAGATATTAGAATGCCAATAATGGATGGTATTCAAGCTACAAAAAAGATTAAAAAGAAATTTCCTCATATTTTTGTTCTCGCGATGACTATGTTTGATCAACCAGATGCTATTAAACAAATGTTAGATGCTGGTGCAACGGGTTATATTCTAAAAAACTCTGGAATTAAAATGCTTTCTAAAGCGATTAATACGGTTGCAAACGGAGAAACATTCTTTGATCCTAATGTAGCTTTTAATTTTATGAATGATTACATCGATAAAAATGTTGTGATAGGTAAATCTGATAAAGTAGTTTTATCATCTAGAGAAAGAGATATTTTAACTTTAATTGCTAACGGAAAAACCTCCAAACAAATCTCTGAAGAATTATTTATTGCAAAAACCACGGTTGATACCCATAGAAAAAATATGATTCGAAAACTTAAACTAGCTACTGGAAATGAATTAATTAAGTATGCTATTGATAAAAAATATCAGTTTTAA
- a CDS encoding sensor histidine kinase encodes MFLQNNFSQNHSEDYSYLDKYFENLKKLEFKKAHNINLENKSSVNELINLLTKIIADNGTSLISEMELKIKEFKVIKSNSKINNSLQNLIKGYLLLNYKKDRVNSFKYFRNACLIGLKAGNKPLIKYSLLSILHFYAEGSLQNDGKYKNHLNKYKELCEDGIDWLYYYNYKNKLYGQSKTYDENRKKSSNIEKSLIHKFDSLVATFKQQYKPLLFYYIQKGNSIIWEKPNLAEKFYLKAWNLTTNEKYYKTKKLSILFHFSRVSTKKNEHNKGLSYLKTAYSFINVNDSLDNIFYINAYKAGHFYNLKEYDSAFIYERKARFSSYNLNFQKHYTEVSKVREELNSKDKEIENLQLKQDNLEIENKRKQNSNFLIGSLLFILFGGTIGYLNLKNSRKKRLLALQQKELEKQKNITLIKEQELTTINAMVDGQEKERKRIAEDLHDNIGSVLATLKLHFENLKINREKKHFNQEELYQKTEGLIDETYKKVRSIAHAKNAGVIANQGLLVAIQMMAEKISSADKINIVVIDYGLDKPIDNSLEISVFRIVQELTTNIIKHAEATNATINLAHYDDHLNIIIEDNGKGFDINKINLKNGMGISSIKTRIEHLEGTFEIDSTLKKGTSTIINIPIS; translated from the coding sequence ATGTTTCTTCAGAATAATTTTTCACAAAATCATTCTGAAGATTACTCATATTTGGATAAATATTTTGAGAATTTAAAAAAATTAGAATTTAAAAAAGCTCATAATATTAATTTAGAAAACAAATCATCAGTTAATGAATTAATCAACCTACTAACAAAAATTATTGCTGATAATGGCACTTCTTTAATTTCAGAAATGGAATTAAAAATTAAAGAGTTTAAAGTTATTAAATCGAATTCTAAAATAAATAATTCATTGCAGAATTTAATTAAAGGCTATTTACTATTAAATTATAAAAAAGATAGAGTTAATTCATTTAAATATTTTAGAAATGCATGCTTAATAGGTTTAAAAGCAGGAAATAAACCATTAATTAAGTACAGCTTACTTTCAATTTTACACTTTTACGCCGAAGGTTCACTTCAAAATGATGGTAAATATAAAAATCACTTAAATAAATATAAAGAATTATGTGAGGATGGAATTGATTGGCTTTATTATTATAATTATAAAAATAAGCTTTATGGACAATCGAAAACATATGATGAGAATCGAAAAAAATCTAGTAATATTGAAAAAAGTCTAATTCACAAATTTGATTCCTTAGTTGCTACATTTAAACAACAATATAAACCACTTTTATTCTATTATATTCAAAAAGGAAATTCCATTATCTGGGAAAAACCAAACCTTGCTGAAAAATTTTACTTGAAAGCTTGGAATTTAACAACAAATGAAAAATATTATAAAACTAAAAAACTAAGTATTTTATTTCACTTTTCTAGAGTAAGTACTAAAAAAAACGAGCACAATAAAGGGTTAAGTTACCTTAAAACCGCTTATAGTTTTATAAATGTTAACGATAGTTTGGATAATATTTTTTATATAAATGCTTATAAGGCTGGTCATTTTTACAATTTAAAAGAATATGATTCTGCATTTATTTATGAAAGAAAAGCACGTTTTTCAAGTTATAACTTAAATTTTCAAAAGCATTATACTGAAGTCTCAAAAGTTAGAGAAGAATTAAATTCTAAAGATAAAGAAATTGAGAATTTACAATTAAAACAAGATAACTTAGAAATTGAAAACAAACGTAAACAAAACAGCAACTTTTTAATAGGTTCTCTCCTATTTATTTTGTTTGGCGGTACTATTGGTTATTTAAATCTTAAAAACTCGCGTAAAAAACGATTACTTGCTTTACAACAAAAGGAACTAGAAAAGCAAAAGAACATTACATTAATAAAAGAACAAGAGTTGACCACTATTAATGCTATGGTAGATGGTCAAGAAAAAGAACGCAAACGTATTGCAGAAGATTTACACGATAATATTGGTAGTGTTTTAGCAACCTTAAAATTACATTTTGAGAATTTAAAAATTAATAGAGAGAAAAAACATTTTAATCAAGAAGAGTTATATCAAAAAACGGAAGGATTAATTGATGAAACCTATAAGAAAGTCCGGAGTATTGCACATGCAAAAAATGCTGGAGTTATTGCAAATCAAGGTTTATTGGTTGCCATACAAATGATGGCAGAAAAAATATCATCTGCAGATAAAATTAATATTGTGGTAATAGATTACGGTTTAGACAAACCAATTGATAACAGTCTAGAAATAAGTGTGTTTAGAATAGTACAAGAATTGACTACCAATATTATTAAACATGCAGAAGCAACCAATGCTACTATTAATCTTGCACATTATGATGATCATCTAAATATTATTATAGAAGACAACGGAAAGGGGTTTGATATAAATAAAATCAATCTTAAAAACGGTATGGGTATTAGTTCTATTAAAACTAGAATAGAACATTTAGAGGGTACTTTTGAAATTGATTCTACCCTCAAAAAAGGGACTTCTACGATAATTAATATTCCTATTTCTTAA
- a CDS encoding ZIP family metal transporter: MTYLLLILSVVFGAVLVVLSKPSNKIVRLLLAFSGAYLLSVTILHLLPEVYSGTTNYKQLGIFILLGIILQSVLESFSKGAEHGHIHVHTDGKQFPTLLFVSLCLHAFSEGLPIHHSGDNLLWAIVVHKIPIAIVLTTFLIHAKFAKQTIILFLTVFAFMSPLGVLLADIVPFLTTYTKEITALIIGVFLHISTIILFESTENHKFNFQKFMAILLGVLLTIFTL; this comes from the coding sequence ATGACCTATTTATTATTAATTTTATCTGTAGTCTTTGGAGCTGTTTTGGTAGTTTTATCAAAACCTAGCAATAAAATTGTACGTTTATTATTAGCCTTTAGTGGTGCCTATTTACTCTCCGTAACTATTCTACATCTTTTACCTGAAGTCTATAGTGGAACTACTAATTATAAACAATTAGGAATTTTTATTCTATTAGGAATTATTTTACAATCTGTTTTAGAATCTTTCTCAAAAGGTGCAGAACATGGACATATTCATGTACATACCGACGGAAAACAATTTCCTACCTTATTATTTGTGAGTTTATGCTTGCATGCCTTTTCTGAAGGATTGCCAATTCATCATTCTGGAGATAATTTATTATGGGCTATTGTAGTGCATAAAATTCCGATTGCCATTGTTTTAACAACTTTTTTAATTCATGCTAAATTTGCTAAACAAACTATTATTTTATTTTTAACAGTGTTTGCATTTATGAGTCCTTTAGGAGTTTTATTGGCAGATATTGTTCCTTTTTTAACAACCTATACAAAAGAAATTACAGCTTTAATTATTGGTGTTTTCTTACATATTTCTACCATTATACTTTTTGAAAGCACTGAAAATCATAAATTTAACTTTCAAAAGTTTATGGCCATTCTTCTAGGTGTTCTACTGACTATTTTTACTTTATAG
- a CDS encoding class I SAM-dependent methyltransferase gives MNNSQKDWFTDWFNTKYYHILYKNRDDSDAQLFMRNITDFLKLPLTTHILDLPCGKGRHAVFLNKLGYKVTGGDLSKNSIQSAKKFENDSLHFKVHDMRKPFRQNYDAIFNLFTSFGYFDDDKEDVLILDNIKQGLNKDGYFVFDFMNVLKVKNNLVEKEVKEIDGISFNIQREIVDGFIQKHISFNADNEDHSYTERVKYLESEKLISYFKEVGFSIEHIFGDYDLSSFTNNSNRLILVAK, from the coding sequence TTGAATAACTCCCAAAAAGATTGGTTTACCGATTGGTTTAATACCAAATATTATCACATTTTATACAAAAATAGAGATGATTCTGATGCGCAATTATTTATGCGAAATATCACTGATTTTCTAAAACTTCCTTTAACAACTCATATTCTTGATTTGCCTTGTGGAAAAGGACGTCATGCTGTTTTTTTAAACAAATTAGGTTATAAAGTTACTGGTGGAGATTTATCTAAAAATAGTATTCAATCTGCTAAGAAATTTGAAAATGACAGCTTACATTTTAAAGTGCATGATATGCGTAAGCCTTTTAGACAAAACTATGATGCTATTTTTAATTTGTTCACTAGTTTTGGTTATTTTGATGATGATAAAGAAGATGTATTAATTCTTGATAATATAAAACAAGGATTAAATAAAGACGGATATTTTGTGTTTGACTTTATGAATGTGTTAAAAGTAAAAAACAATCTTGTTGAAAAAGAAGTTAAAGAAATTGACGGTATTTCATTTAATATTCAGCGTGAAATTGTAGATGGATTTATTCAAAAACATATTTCTTTTAATGCTGATAATGAGGATCACTCCTACACTGAACGTGTAAAGTATTTAGAATCTGAAAAATTAATTTCATATTTTAAAGAAGTTGGATTTTCAATAGAACATATTTTTGGAGATTATGATTTATCTTCGTTTACTAATAATTCTAATAGACTAATTTTAGTAGCTAAATGA
- a CDS encoding T9SS type A sorting domain-containing protein: MKNKFVQLIVFTFLLSNTFLVGQQWQRTGGPIGGLGYNIKIHPTNNQIIYITDAFSGVHKSSDGGTTWVPKNNGITSRTGISDDAIPVFTIAIDQNNPTTIWAGTQFDSGIFKSSDSAENWIKKTNGITETNIVFREISVVNGDSNIVYASGEVPTGNQGNEFEKVKGVIYKTIDGGENWVKIWEGDSLARWLCIGANPTNLVSSTGIFDREANNITGVGILKSTDGGASWNPSNTGITGSLFVGGMSDSATPGLLYIATGNNAENNYPTPIKGGVFKSTNGGTSWTQVIAPTDVILPGYSEAIFTAVKIAPSNNDIVYAASDYAFYKSIDGGATWTGHRGGTPTSPQSWGPPGIRAGVPIEITIDKTNPDILYAANYGGGIFKSIDGAKTWTTLGKGYTGATIHKIAVDNQNSSGFIAVGRSGPFKSSNNGDTYTGLFYGDAGGSAEWYSAAVHPTNSDTMFVTDEHEGLIFKSTDGGQNWTTKFDHPNANAGAFTDRHGVKEIAISQSNPNVMYAGFAYQFFYNNPEDTNIQDSYGVYKSIDAGETWTEVGGLASIPNTNLNITALAINSTDENNVYVGLRETIGSGIYHSTDGGTTWIPIGLNLVDKSIFSITLAENNSVIYVGTKDNGVYKSTDNGTNWTQLLDGSGNKIITNVKVNPGNKNHIVASDMRSGIYASTNGGQNWVLTNTGLDNRAVTTLEFSRDGSNLFAGTFGGGIFTFNTSSLNLTSDQISFVKNVYPNPANDKIKLDLHSVISAEMKIVFYDITGKKVIEKKYTNVSNSLLIDTSNLKKGLYILEVRNKNNTHYKSKILIE, encoded by the coding sequence ATGAAAAATAAATTCGTACAACTAATCGTATTTACTTTTTTGTTATCTAATACATTTTTAGTTGGTCAACAATGGCAAAGAACTGGAGGCCCAATTGGTGGATTAGGATATAACATTAAAATTCACCCTACTAATAATCAAATAATTTATATTACAGATGCATTTAGTGGCGTGCATAAAAGTAGCGATGGAGGAACAACTTGGGTTCCCAAAAATAACGGAATAACCTCTAGAACTGGGATTTCTGATGATGCCATACCCGTTTTTACTATTGCTATAGATCAAAATAATCCGACAACTATTTGGGCAGGAACACAATTTGATAGCGGAATTTTTAAATCCTCAGATTCGGCTGAAAATTGGATAAAAAAAACAAACGGGATTACCGAAACTAATATCGTCTTTAGAGAGATTAGTGTTGTAAATGGTGATTCTAATATTGTATATGCAAGTGGCGAAGTTCCTACTGGGAATCAAGGAAATGAATTTGAAAAAGTAAAAGGTGTTATCTATAAAACCATTGATGGTGGAGAAAATTGGGTTAAAATTTGGGAAGGAGATAGTTTAGCTAGATGGCTTTGTATTGGTGCAAATCCTACTAATTTAGTTTCTTCAACAGGTATTTTTGATAGAGAAGCAAATAATATTACTGGTGTTGGAATATTAAAATCCACAGATGGTGGTGCAAGTTGGAATCCATCTAATACAGGAATTACTGGAAGTCTATTTGTTGGCGGAATGTCAGATTCTGCAACTCCAGGCTTATTATATATTGCAACAGGAAATAATGCTGAAAATAATTATCCTACGCCCATAAAAGGAGGAGTATTTAAATCTACAAATGGTGGAACAAGTTGGACTCAAGTAATCGCCCCAACCGATGTTATTTTACCTGGATATTCAGAAGCAATTTTTACAGCTGTAAAAATTGCGCCTTCTAACAATGATATAGTATATGCGGCAAGTGACTATGCTTTTTATAAAAGTATTGATGGAGGAGCTACTTGGACAGGACATCGAGGAGGTACACCAACCTCTCCTCAATCTTGGGGACCTCCAGGAATTAGAGCCGGAGTTCCTATTGAAATTACCATAGATAAAACAAATCCAGATATTTTATATGCTGCAAATTATGGTGGAGGAATTTTTAAATCAATAGATGGTGCAAAAACATGGACTACTTTAGGAAAAGGATATACAGGAGCTACAATTCATAAAATTGCCGTTGACAATCAAAATTCATCAGGTTTTATAGCAGTTGGTAGAAGTGGTCCTTTTAAATCTTCAAATAATGGAGATACTTATACGGGATTATTTTATGGAGATGCGGGAGGTTCTGCTGAATGGTATTCAGCAGCAGTTCATCCAACAAATAGTGACACAATGTTTGTTACTGATGAACATGAAGGTTTAATTTTTAAAAGTACAGATGGAGGACAAAATTGGACAACAAAATTTGACCATCCTAATGCTAATGCTGGTGCTTTTACTGATAGACATGGAGTAAAAGAAATTGCTATTAGTCAAAGCAATCCAAATGTAATGTATGCAGGTTTTGCATATCAGTTTTTCTATAATAATCCAGAAGATACTAATATTCAAGATAGTTATGGGGTTTATAAATCTATTGATGCTGGGGAAACTTGGACAGAAGTTGGAGGTCTAGCTTCAATACCAAATACAAATCTAAATATTACTGCATTAGCTATAAATTCTACTGATGAAAACAATGTTTATGTTGGTTTAAGAGAAACTATAGGTTCTGGAATATATCATTCTACAGATGGAGGTACAACATGGATTCCAATAGGTTTAAACCTAGTCGATAAGAGTATATTTAGTATCACCTTAGCAGAAAATAATTCAGTTATCTATGTTGGCACAAAAGATAATGGTGTTTATAAATCTACTGATAATGGTACTAATTGGACGCAATTATTAGATGGCTCTGGAAATAAAATCATTACTAACGTAAAAGTAAACCCAGGTAATAAAAATCATATTGTAGCTTCTGATATGCGTTCAGGAATTTATGCAAGTACAAACGGGGGTCAAAATTGGGTACTTACTAATACAGGACTTGATAATAGAGCTGTAACTACCTTAGAATTTTCTAGAGATGGTAGCAATTTATTTGCAGGTACTTTTGGTGGAGGAATCTTCACTTTTAATACTTCTTCTCTTAACCTAACTTCTGATCAAATCTCTTTTGTAAAAAATGTATATCCAAATCCTGCAAATGATAAAATTAAATTAGATTTGCATTCTGTAATTTCTGCGGAAATGAAGATTGTTTTTTATGATATTACAGGAAAAAAAGTAATTGAAAAAAAATACACTAATGTTAGTAATTCTTTACTAATTGATACGTCAAACCTAAAAAAAGGATTGTATATTTTAGAAGTAAGAAATAAGAATAACACACATTATAAAAGTAAAATTTTAATTGAATAA